A part of Kitasatospora acidiphila genomic DNA contains:
- a CDS encoding NAD(P)/FAD-dependent oxidoreductase, with translation MVDPVRSLQDAEPFPFWLDDPGRPQAAPALVSETRCDLLVVGGGYSGLWTALLAKERDPSLDVLLIEAQEIGWAASGRNGGFCEASLTHGLGNGYQRWPGELARLERLGARNLQAIEDTVKRYGIDCDWERTGSVTVATEPYQIEELREFAELAGRFGSELTVLDADAMRAEIDSPTFLGGVWDKDGVAMVNPARLAWGLKQACLGLGVRIHEHTRATGLAGSGAGIAVRTPYGRVVAGRVALATNAFPSLLRRHRPYTVPVYDYALMTEPLTDRQLASIGWRNRQGFADSTNRFHYVRLSADNRILWGGYDVVYHYGARVRAEHDQRPQTFATLARHFFETFPQLADVRFSHSWGGAIDTCTRFSAFFDLSHGGRVAYAAGFTGLGVGATRFGAEVMLDLLAGERTERTALEMVRRKPLPFPPEPIRSAGIGITQWSLARADEREGRRNLWLRTLDRLGLGFDS, from the coding sequence ATGGTTGATCCCGTCCGCTCGCTCCAGGACGCCGAGCCGTTCCCCTTCTGGCTGGACGACCCGGGCCGGCCGCAGGCGGCCCCGGCCCTGGTGTCCGAGACCCGCTGCGACCTCCTGGTGGTCGGCGGCGGCTACAGCGGGCTGTGGACCGCGCTGCTCGCCAAGGAGCGGGACCCCTCGCTCGACGTCCTCCTGATCGAGGCCCAGGAGATCGGCTGGGCCGCCTCCGGCCGCAACGGCGGCTTCTGCGAGGCCAGCCTGACGCACGGCCTCGGCAACGGCTACCAGCGCTGGCCCGGTGAACTCGCCCGGTTGGAGCGGCTCGGCGCCCGGAACCTGCAGGCCATCGAGGACACCGTCAAGCGCTACGGCATCGACTGCGACTGGGAGCGCACCGGCTCCGTGACCGTGGCGACCGAGCCCTACCAGATCGAGGAACTACGGGAGTTCGCCGAACTCGCGGGTCGCTTCGGCAGCGAGCTGACGGTCCTGGACGCGGACGCCATGCGCGCCGAGATCGACTCCCCGACCTTCCTGGGCGGCGTCTGGGACAAGGACGGCGTCGCGATGGTCAACCCGGCGCGCCTCGCCTGGGGACTCAAGCAGGCCTGCCTCGGCCTCGGCGTCCGCATCCACGAGCACACCCGGGCCACCGGCCTCGCCGGATCCGGCGCCGGGATCGCCGTGCGAACCCCGTACGGGCGGGTCGTCGCGGGGCGCGTCGCCCTCGCCACCAACGCCTTCCCCTCGCTGTTGCGGCGCCACCGCCCGTACACCGTCCCGGTGTACGACTACGCGCTGATGACCGAGCCGCTGACGGACCGGCAGCTGGCCTCGATCGGCTGGCGCAACCGACAGGGATTCGCCGACAGCACCAACCGCTTCCACTACGTCCGGCTGTCCGCCGACAACCGGATCCTGTGGGGCGGCTACGACGTCGTCTACCACTACGGCGCGCGGGTGCGCGCCGAGCACGACCAGCGGCCGCAGACCTTCGCGACGCTCGCCCGGCACTTCTTCGAGACCTTCCCGCAGCTGGCGGACGTGCGGTTCAGCCACAGTTGGGGCGGCGCGATCGACACCTGCACCCGGTTCAGCGCCTTCTTCGACCTCTCGCACGGCGGCCGGGTCGCCTACGCCGCCGGCTTCACCGGCCTGGGCGTGGGTGCGACCCGTTTCGGCGCCGAGGTGATGCTCGACCTGCTGGCCGGTGAGCGCACCGAGCGGACGGCGCTGGAGATGGTCCGGCGCAAGCCGCTTCCCTTCCCGCCGGAGCCGATCCGCTCCGCAGGCATCGGGATCACCCAGTGGTCGCTCGCCCGCGCGGACGAGCGAGAAGGCCGGCGGAACCTCTGGCTGCGCACCCTCGATCGCCTCGGCCTCGGCTTCGACAGCTGA
- a CDS encoding amidohydrolase has protein sequence MHQADLVFTHGPVHTGDGARTRASSLAVTGERITAVGHDEVRELIGPKTQVIDLRGKLLLAGFQDSHIHAVYGGVELAQCDLTGTTGVDEYLRRIREFADSHPERPWITGGGWSMESFDGGLPTRQLLDSVVPDRPVYLLNRDHHGAWANTRALELAGLTRQSPDPADGRIEREPDGTPSGVLQEGATGLVARLVPPTSAAERLTGLLRAQALLHSLGITGWQDALLGEFNGQPDPSDAYLAAARDGSLTARVNGALWWDRDRGAEQIPELADRRAALRHGRFRADSVKIMQDGIAENFTAAMSSPYLDACGCATANSGLSFVDPVALCSYVTALDELDFQVHFHALGDRAVREALDAVEAARAANGRRATRHHLAHLQVVHPDDVPRFARLGAIANIQPLWAAHEPQMDELTIPFLGPERAAWQYPFGSLLRAGATLAAGSDWPVSSPDPIAGLHVAVNRTEPGATDDRVFLPEQRLDLASAVAAYTAGSAHVNGLDDTGTLRVGQLADLVVLDRDLFAAPPEEICAARVLRTYVGGALVYSGE, from the coding sequence ATGCACCAGGCCGACCTGGTATTCACCCACGGTCCCGTCCACACCGGGGACGGCGCCCGAACCCGGGCGAGCAGCCTTGCCGTGACCGGGGAGCGGATCACGGCCGTCGGCCATGACGAGGTACGGGAGTTGATCGGTCCGAAGACCCAAGTGATCGACCTGCGCGGCAAGTTGCTGCTGGCGGGCTTCCAGGACTCGCACATCCACGCCGTCTACGGCGGCGTGGAACTCGCCCAGTGCGACCTCACCGGCACCACCGGCGTCGACGAATACCTGCGGCGGATCCGCGAGTTCGCCGACAGCCACCCCGAGCGGCCGTGGATCACCGGCGGTGGCTGGTCGATGGAGAGCTTCGACGGCGGTCTGCCGACCAGGCAGCTGCTCGACTCCGTGGTCCCGGACCGCCCGGTCTACCTGCTGAACCGCGACCACCACGGCGCCTGGGCCAACACCCGCGCGCTCGAACTCGCCGGCCTCACCCGGCAGAGCCCCGACCCGGCCGACGGCCGGATCGAGCGGGAGCCGGACGGCACGCCCAGCGGCGTCCTTCAGGAGGGCGCCACCGGCCTGGTCGCCCGGCTCGTCCCGCCGACGAGCGCGGCCGAACGGCTGACCGGGCTGCTGCGCGCCCAGGCGCTGCTGCACTCGCTCGGCATCACCGGCTGGCAGGACGCCCTGCTCGGCGAGTTCAACGGCCAACCCGACCCCTCGGACGCCTACCTCGCCGCCGCCCGGGACGGTTCCCTCACGGCCAGGGTCAACGGCGCCCTCTGGTGGGACCGCGACCGGGGCGCAGAGCAGATCCCGGAGCTGGCCGACCGGCGGGCGGCACTGCGCCACGGCCGTTTCCGGGCGGACTCGGTCAAGATCATGCAGGACGGCATCGCGGAGAACTTCACCGCCGCCATGAGCAGCCCGTACCTGGACGCCTGCGGCTGCGCCACGGCCAACTCCGGCCTGAGCTTCGTGGATCCGGTGGCCCTGTGCTCCTACGTCACCGCGCTGGACGAGCTCGACTTCCAGGTGCACTTCCACGCCCTGGGCGACCGCGCGGTGCGCGAAGCACTGGACGCCGTCGAGGCCGCCCGGGCCGCCAACGGCCGCCGGGCGACCCGGCACCACCTCGCGCACCTCCAGGTGGTCCACCCCGACGACGTGCCACGCTTCGCCCGGCTCGGTGCGATCGCCAACATCCAGCCGTTGTGGGCCGCCCACGAGCCGCAGATGGACGAACTGACCATCCCCTTCCTCGGTCCCGAACGCGCCGCCTGGCAGTACCCGTTCGGCTCCCTGCTGCGGGCCGGCGCCACGCTCGCGGCCGGCAGCGACTGGCCCGTCAGCAGCCCCGACCCCATCGCCGGCCTGCACGTCGCGGTCAACCGGACGGAACCGGGTGCCACCGACGACCGGGTCTTCCTCCCCGAGCAGCGCCTCGACCTGGCCAGCGCGGTCGCCGCCTACACGGCCGGCTCGGCGCACGTCAACGGCCTGGACGACACCGGTACCCTGCGCGTCGGCCAACTGGCGGACCTGGTGGTCCTCGACCGCGACCTCTTCGCCGCGCCGCCGGAGGAGATCTGCGCGGCCCGGGT
- a CDS encoding DUF3237 domain-containing protein, which yields MNLESLATFDVRLEPVLDLGDSHWGRRRVINISGGTFEGARLAGVILPGGADWQVLHPDGTASIDARHTLRTHDGAYLYLTTSGVRHGPSEVLQRLAAGEEVDPAEYYFRLFCRFETGDDRYRWLNRTLAVASGARTAGAVRYAAFTIT from the coding sequence GTGAACCTGGAGAGCCTGGCCACCTTCGACGTACGGCTCGAACCGGTCCTCGACCTCGGCGACTCGCACTGGGGCCGCCGCCGGGTGATCAACATCAGCGGCGGCACCTTCGAGGGAGCGCGGCTGGCCGGAGTGATCCTGCCGGGCGGAGCGGACTGGCAGGTCCTGCACCCCGACGGCACGGCCAGCATCGACGCCCGCCACACGCTGCGCACCCACGACGGCGCGTACCTCTACCTCACCACCAGCGGTGTCCGCCACGGCCCGTCCGAGGTCCTGCAGCGCCTGGCCGCGGGTGAGGAGGTGGATCCCGCCGAGTACTACTTCAGGCTCTTCTGCCGCTTCGAGACGGGTGACGACCGCTACCGCTGGCTCAACCGGACCCTTGCCGTCGCCTCGGGCGCCCGCACCGCCGGGGCCGTCCGCTACGCGGCGTTCACGATCACCTGA
- a CDS encoding flavin-dependent oxidoreductase: MRITIAGAGIGGLATALSLHAAGFEDITVHEASHQIRPLGVGINLLPHAVRELTELGLAGRLAAIAVPTAELAYFNRYGQAIWSEPRGLAAGYRWPQYSVHRGALQMLLLDAVRERLGAHAVRADSRITGLRHDSDLLIGADGIHSGVRAALFPGEGAPPWNGLVLWRGTTFGEPFLTGRSMIMAGYGTQKFVAYPIGDGRQINWIAERPLGGEPPERGNWNRPADLAAVVGHFADWTFDWLNVPGMIAAAEAAYEYPMVDRDPLPHWSRDDVVLLGDAAHAMYPVGSNGASQAIIDARVLAHSLATTGGTAAYEEIRRPATTALQLANRQQGPEVVMRLAHERAPGGFDDIEQVVPLAERTAIAASYKRLAGFDPALLNGRASWSLR, translated from the coding sequence GTGCGGATCACCATCGCGGGCGCGGGCATCGGCGGACTCGCCACCGCACTCAGCCTGCACGCGGCCGGGTTCGAGGACATCACCGTGCACGAGGCCTCCCACCAGATCCGGCCGCTCGGCGTCGGAATCAACCTCCTCCCGCATGCCGTAAGGGAGTTGACCGAACTGGGCCTGGCCGGCCGGCTGGCCGCGATCGCCGTCCCCACCGCCGAGCTGGCCTACTTCAACCGGTACGGGCAGGCGATCTGGTCCGAACCGCGCGGGCTCGCTGCCGGCTACCGGTGGCCGCAGTACTCGGTCCACCGGGGTGCGCTGCAGATGCTGCTGCTCGACGCCGTCCGCGAACGCCTCGGTGCGCACGCCGTCCGGGCCGACAGCCGGATCACCGGCCTGCGCCACGACTCCGACCTCCTGATCGGCGCCGACGGCATCCACTCCGGCGTCCGGGCCGCGCTCTTCCCCGGCGAAGGGGCACCGCCGTGGAACGGGCTCGTCCTGTGGCGGGGAACGACCTTCGGCGAGCCGTTCCTGACCGGCCGGTCCATGATCATGGCCGGGTACGGCACCCAGAAGTTCGTCGCCTACCCGATCGGGGACGGGCGGCAGATCAACTGGATAGCCGAGCGGCCGCTGGGCGGGGAACCGCCGGAGCGCGGGAACTGGAACCGTCCCGCCGACCTGGCCGCCGTCGTCGGGCACTTCGCCGACTGGACGTTCGACTGGCTGAACGTGCCGGGGATGATCGCAGCAGCCGAGGCCGCCTACGAGTACCCGATGGTGGACCGCGACCCCCTCCCGCACTGGAGCAGGGACGACGTCGTCCTGCTCGGCGACGCCGCACACGCCATGTACCCCGTCGGCTCCAACGGCGCCTCCCAGGCGATCATCGACGCCCGGGTGCTCGCCCACTCGCTCGCCACGACCGGCGGGACCGCCGCCTACGAGGAGATCCGCCGCCCCGCCACCACCGCGCTCCAACTCGCCAACCGGCAGCAGGGGCCCGAGGTGGTCATGCGGCTCGCCCATGAACGGGCCCCCGGCGGCTTCGACGACATCGAGCAGGTCGTCCCCCTCGCGGAGCGCACCGCGATCGCCGCCTCCTACAAGCGCCTCGCCGGCTTCGACCCGGCCCTGCTCAACGGGCGCGCCTCCTGGAGCCTGCGGTGA
- a CDS encoding VOC family protein, whose product MALRPVMVNIKALDHSSVGRFWAQALGWTAHSPGVTTYVSPESTLVWPDPVALGIDVVPVPEPKTSTKNRVHLDLATTSAAHQAELVARLLALGATPVDVGQGEVPWTVLADPEGNEFCVLEPREVYRDTGPVAAVVVDCADPRAMARFWGEAVDWTLHEVTDDSAVFRSARGVGPYLEFLRTPGVKAVPDRVHLDLLPYPGDDGAAEVARLRALGAADLDLGQGDVPWTCLADPDGHEFCVLALP is encoded by the coding sequence ATGGCACTGCGACCTGTGATGGTGAACATCAAGGCTCTTGATCACTCGTCGGTCGGCCGGTTCTGGGCGCAGGCGCTCGGCTGGACTGCTCACAGCCCCGGCGTGACCACCTACGTCAGCCCCGAAAGCACCCTCGTCTGGCCGGACCCGGTCGCCCTAGGCATCGACGTCGTTCCCGTGCCGGAACCCAAGACATCAACGAAGAACCGAGTGCACCTCGATCTCGCCACCACCTCTGCGGCCCATCAGGCGGAGTTGGTCGCGCGCCTCCTGGCTCTCGGTGCGACGCCCGTCGACGTGGGCCAGGGCGAAGTGCCGTGGACGGTCCTCGCCGACCCGGAGGGCAACGAGTTCTGCGTGCTGGAACCCCGGGAGGTCTACCGGGACACCGGGCCGGTCGCCGCGGTGGTGGTCGACTGCGCGGATCCGCGGGCCATGGCCCGGTTCTGGGGCGAGGCGGTGGACTGGACCCTGCACGAGGTGACCGACGACAGTGCGGTGTTCCGCTCCGCCCGGGGCGTCGGCCCGTATCTCGAGTTCCTCCGCACGCCCGGTGTGAAGGCCGTGCCGGACCGCGTCCACCTCGACCTGCTGCCGTACCCCGGTGACGACGGGGCAGCCGAGGTGGCCCGGCTGCGGGCCCTCGGCGCCGCCGACCTCGACCTCGGCCAGGGCGACGTCCCGTGGACCTGCCTGGCCGACCCGGACGGCCACGAGTTCTGCGTCCTCGCCCTGCCCTGA
- a CDS encoding APC family permease encodes MPRSLGVGGAMALAASSTAATSSIGIGLGLMAGVVGLHLPAIMLLAFLPVLAIAGGYGRLNRVAPDAGSSYRWVGAALNPWLGFLTGWVNILGTVVFMAYTTTVTGSAVIQLLAAATVHRVAGLSLSPDSTLQCTCIGMVVLIASALVAVRGLDLAARLQKYLLVFEYAVLLGFCGYGLFAGTQPFSLDWFDPFGIPSFHALAQGMVLAVFCYWGFESVFSVGEEVHDPRDASRGGFIALTVMMLLFVLAGAAFQRVLPVDELVGNGAQGLTYFGNRLAHQPLAALPLIALTFSAAASLQASVVPTARGMFAMGRDGTLGPVWTRLHPRHQTPAAGTLLITAVAIGLALLSLVIPTVSSLISAAVNAIGIVVALYYALTAVAAAVRFRHLLRTSPVESLRVVVAPLLGAVTLLAVGGYLAWSFYASADHFELNADNGWFELLVPVLMVGSGLLAAAWARWHRRSPYFTGGIEPVAEAPVGTA; translated from the coding sequence ATGCCCCGGTCGCTCGGCGTTGGCGGCGCCATGGCACTCGCCGCCTCCAGCACGGCGGCCACCAGCAGCATCGGCATCGGGCTCGGCCTGATGGCGGGCGTCGTCGGCCTGCACCTGCCGGCGATCATGCTGCTCGCCTTCCTGCCCGTGCTCGCCATCGCGGGCGGCTACGGACGGCTCAACCGGGTCGCGCCCGACGCCGGCAGCAGCTACCGGTGGGTGGGCGCCGCGCTCAACCCGTGGCTGGGCTTCCTGACCGGCTGGGTCAACATCCTCGGTACCGTCGTGTTCATGGCCTACACCACCACGGTGACCGGCTCGGCGGTGATCCAGTTGCTCGCCGCCGCCACCGTGCACCGGGTCGCGGGACTGTCCCTCAGCCCGGACTCCACGCTGCAGTGCACCTGCATCGGCATGGTCGTGCTGATCGCCTCGGCGCTGGTCGCGGTGCGCGGGCTCGACCTCGCCGCCCGGCTGCAGAAGTACCTGCTGGTCTTCGAGTACGCCGTCCTGCTCGGCTTCTGCGGATACGGCCTGTTCGCCGGCACCCAGCCCTTCTCGCTCGACTGGTTCGATCCGTTCGGTATCCCCTCCTTCCACGCCCTCGCCCAGGGCATGGTGCTCGCGGTCTTCTGCTACTGGGGGTTCGAGTCGGTGTTCAGCGTGGGGGAGGAGGTCCACGACCCGCGTGACGCCTCTCGCGGCGGCTTCATCGCCCTCACGGTGATGATGCTGCTCTTCGTCCTCGCCGGTGCTGCCTTCCAACGCGTGCTTCCTGTAGACGAGTTGGTCGGCAACGGAGCACAGGGCCTGACCTACTTCGGCAACCGGCTCGCCCACCAGCCGCTCGCCGCGCTGCCGTTGATCGCCCTGACCTTCTCGGCCGCCGCCTCGCTGCAGGCATCCGTCGTACCCACCGCGCGCGGCATGTTCGCGATGGGCCGCGACGGCACCCTCGGACCCGTCTGGACCCGTCTGCACCCGCGCCACCAGACCCCCGCCGCGGGCACCCTGCTGATCACGGCGGTCGCCATCGGTCTCGCCCTGCTGTCGCTGGTCATCCCCACCGTCAGCTCGCTGATCTCCGCCGCCGTCAACGCGATCGGCATCGTGGTCGCCCTCTACTACGCCCTCACCGCCGTCGCCGCCGCCGTCCGCTTCCGGCACCTGCTGCGCACCTCACCCGTCGAGTCGCTGCGGGTGGTCGTCGCCCCGCTGCTGGGCGCGGTCACCCTGCTGGCCGTCGGCGGATACCTCGCCTGGAGCTTCTACGCCTCGGCCGACCACTTCGAACTCAACGCGGACAACGGGTGGTTCGAGCTGCTCGTGCCGGTGCTGATGGTCGGCTCCGGGCTGCTGGCCGCTGCCTGGGCCCGCTGGCACCGCCGCTCGCCGTACTTCACCGGCGGGATAGAACCGGTCGCCGAGGCCCCGGTCGGCACTGCCTGA
- a CDS encoding cupin domain-containing protein, which produces MTHSFVQHIPDAELEPEPLPQDQILSGSPEVSGKLLWESPDGRCLRGIWQITPGVVTDTEADELFVVISGRATIEVEDGPTLQVGPGDLAVLREGDRTTWTVHETLRKAYAITLHH; this is translated from the coding sequence ATGACCCACAGCTTCGTCCAGCACATACCCGACGCCGAGTTGGAGCCCGAACCCCTCCCCCAGGACCAGATCCTCTCCGGTAGCCCCGAGGTCTCCGGCAAGCTCCTCTGGGAGTCGCCCGACGGCCGGTGCCTGCGCGGGATCTGGCAGATCACGCCGGGAGTGGTCACGGACACCGAGGCGGACGAGCTCTTCGTGGTGATCAGCGGCCGCGCCACCATCGAGGTCGAGGACGGCCCCACCCTCCAGGTCGGCCCGGGCGACCTCGCCGTCCTGCGCGAGGGCGACCGGACCACCTGGACCGTGCACGAGACCCTGCGCAAGGCCTACGCGATCACGCTGCACCACTGA
- a CDS encoding TetR/AcrR family transcriptional regulator, whose amino-acid sequence MADRVTPEPQRRRRRPTKQGTVLSEHIIVDTALRLVGLHGAQALTVRRLGAALGADPSAIYRYFRSTDDLLLAIADELIGRAQHGWQSTGDWRADLRAIGLRIHSAYLAHPQAALLAAHRTTGRDHEILAVESILGVLRSAGFPDPEAVRIYHALVDQSLAFAALDAAALALPAPAQAADLGVWQSRYARLDPGSHPNIAATAELLTADMRRSGYPFALALLLDAIAARLPDRSAERGRPSE is encoded by the coding sequence ATGGCTGACCGAGTGACTCCCGAGCCGCAGCGGCGGCGCAGAAGACCCACCAAGCAGGGCACGGTCCTCTCCGAACACATCATCGTCGACACCGCCCTGCGGCTGGTCGGGCTGCACGGCGCGCAGGCGCTCACGGTCCGGCGCCTCGGCGCCGCGCTCGGCGCCGATCCGAGTGCGATCTACCGCTACTTCCGCAGTACCGACGACCTCCTGCTCGCCATCGCCGACGAGCTGATCGGCCGCGCCCAGCACGGCTGGCAGTCGACCGGCGACTGGCGGGCCGACCTTCGGGCCATCGGACTCCGCATCCACTCCGCCTACCTGGCGCACCCCCAGGCAGCCCTGCTGGCGGCCCACCGCACGACCGGGCGCGACCACGAGATCCTGGCCGTCGAGTCGATCCTCGGCGTGCTGCGATCGGCCGGCTTCCCGGATCCGGAGGCGGTGCGGATCTACCACGCCCTCGTGGACCAGAGCCTCGCCTTCGCGGCCCTCGACGCGGCGGCACTGGCCCTGCCCGCTCCCGCCCAGGCGGCCGACCTGGGCGTCTGGCAGTCCCGCTACGCCCGGCTGGACCCGGGCAGCCACCCCAACATCGCCGCCACCGCCGAACTGCTGACCGCCGACATGCGGCGCAGCGGCTACCCGTTCGCACTGGCTCTGCTGCTCGACGCGATCGCCGCCCGACTGCCCGACCGGAGCGCGGAGCGGGGGCGGCCTTCTGAGTGA
- a CDS encoding APC family permease: MRTWTGGRVSSSGAAASTRGVRFRAWLLEGLSDQAKQYQGPHAEAPVQEKGQRWWRVMCLTGLDYFSTLGYQPGIAALAAGLLSPVATLVLVAVTLFGALPVYRRVAHESPHGEGSIAMLERLLSFWQGKLFVLALLGFAVTDFMITITLSAADATAHLVENPHLHSALSGKQVTITLLLVALLGAVFLKGFSEAIGLAVVLVGIYLALNVVVVVNGIWHVLKAPALVTDWSSALTAEHGNVIAMIGVSLIVFPKLALGLSGFETGVAVMPHIEGDPEDTEERPVGRIRGARKLLTTAALIMSAFLITTSFITTVLIPKAAFETGGPANGRALAYLAHQNLGSTFGSIYDLSTIAILWFAGASAMAGMLNLLPRYLPRYGMAPHWARAVRPMVIVLTLIAFLVTWIFNASVDAQGGAYATGVLVLITSAAIAVTIAAHKAGQRRGTIGFAVIAAVFVYTTAVNISERPDGVKIGACFIAGIMLVSFLSRIMRAFELRVTDVVLDETAERFVRDYIHRPIRLIANEPHHRDLADYQEKKREIQAHHDIPADADLVFVEVIVRDPSEFESVLTVHGEVLYGRYRLLSLESASVPNALAALMLTIRDRTGQLPHIYFKWTEGSPFAHLLGFFLFGQGEVAPVTREVLREAEPDRSQRPRVHVG, encoded by the coding sequence ATGCGGACGTGGACAGGGGGCAGGGTGAGTTCGTCGGGTGCGGCTGCGTCGACGCGCGGGGTGAGGTTCCGGGCCTGGCTGCTGGAGGGCCTGTCCGACCAGGCCAAGCAGTACCAGGGCCCGCATGCGGAGGCGCCGGTCCAGGAGAAGGGCCAGCGCTGGTGGCGGGTCATGTGCCTGACCGGCCTGGACTACTTCTCCACGCTCGGCTACCAGCCCGGCATCGCGGCGCTCGCGGCCGGGCTGCTCTCGCCGGTCGCGACCCTCGTGCTGGTGGCCGTGACGCTGTTCGGCGCGCTGCCGGTCTACCGGCGGGTGGCCCATGAGAGCCCGCACGGTGAAGGTTCGATCGCGATGCTGGAACGGCTGCTGTCGTTCTGGCAGGGGAAGCTGTTCGTGCTGGCGCTGCTGGGCTTCGCGGTCACGGACTTCATGATCACCATCACCCTGTCGGCGGCCGACGCGACCGCGCACCTGGTGGAGAACCCGCATCTGCACAGCGCCCTGTCCGGCAAGCAGGTGACGATCACGCTGCTGCTGGTCGCGCTGCTCGGCGCGGTCTTCCTCAAGGGGTTCAGCGAGGCGATCGGCTTGGCGGTGGTCCTGGTCGGGATCTACCTCGCGCTCAACGTCGTCGTCGTGGTGAACGGGATCTGGCACGTGCTGAAGGCCCCGGCCCTGGTCACCGACTGGTCCAGCGCACTCACCGCCGAGCACGGCAACGTGATCGCGATGATCGGCGTGTCGCTGATCGTCTTCCCGAAGCTGGCGCTCGGCCTGTCCGGCTTCGAGACCGGCGTCGCCGTGATGCCGCACATCGAGGGCGACCCCGAGGACACCGAGGAGCGGCCCGTCGGCCGGATCCGGGGAGCGCGCAAGCTGCTCACCACCGCCGCGCTGATCATGAGCGCGTTCCTGATCACGACGAGCTTCATCACCACGGTGCTGATCCCCAAGGCCGCGTTCGAGACGGGCGGACCGGCCAACGGCCGCGCCCTGGCGTACCTCGCCCACCAGAACCTCGGCAGCACCTTCGGCAGCATCTACGACCTGTCGACCATCGCGATCCTCTGGTTCGCGGGCGCCTCGGCGATGGCCGGCATGCTCAACCTGCTGCCCCGGTACCTGCCCCGGTACGGCATGGCGCCGCACTGGGCGCGGGCGGTGCGGCCGATGGTGATCGTGCTGACGCTGATCGCGTTCCTGGTGACGTGGATCTTCAACGCGAGCGTGGACGCCCAGGGCGGCGCGTACGCGACCGGTGTGCTGGTGCTGATCACCTCAGCCGCCATCGCCGTCACCATCGCCGCCCACAAGGCCGGGCAGCGCCGGGGGACCATCGGCTTCGCCGTCATCGCGGCGGTGTTCGTCTACACCACGGCCGTGAACATCTCCGAGCGGCCGGACGGTGTGAAGATCGGTGCCTGCTTCATCGCAGGCATCATGCTGGTCTCCTTCCTGTCCCGGATCATGCGGGCCTTCGAACTGCGGGTCACCGACGTGGTGCTGGACGAGACCGCCGAGCGGTTCGTCCGGGACTACATTCACCGGCCGATCCGGCTGATCGCCAACGAGCCGCACCACCGCGACCTGGCGGATTACCAGGAGAAGAAGCGGGAGATCCAGGCGCACCACGACATCCCGGCCGACGCCGATCTGGTCTTCGTCGAGGTGATCGTTCGTGACCCGTCGGAGTTCGAGTCGGTGCTGACCGTGCACGGCGAGGTCCTGTACGGCCGCTACCGGCTGCTGTCGCTGGAGAGCGCCAGCGTCCCGAACGCGCTGGCGGCCCTGATGCTGACCATCCGGGACCGCACCGGCCAGCTTCCGCACATCTACTTCAAGTGGACCGAGGGCAGCCCGTTCGCCCACCTGCTGGGCTTCTTCCTGTTCGGCCAGGGCGAGGTCGCCCCGGTCACCCGTGAGGTGCTGCGCGAGGCGGAGCCGGACCGCTCCCAGCGCCCGCGCGTCCACGTCGGGTAG